A genomic segment from uncultured Desulfuromonas sp. encodes:
- the secD gene encoding protein translocase subunit SecD yields the protein MSNSIKLRGLLVLFCLVLSVLALAPTFMKDSLPNWWKNAFDPIHLGLDLQGGMHLVLGVEVDKAVESRMDSVVDQTESLLRDEDVIFKRIERQGNDRMVVTVYDAEAGSEVDAMIQENFPSLEPMTLDASDGYIEKNYRFSDQEVTNIKDYAVRQALETMRNRVDQFGLSEPVLQRQSGNRILIQLPGVKDPQRAIDLLGKTARLEFKMVDESADIQQALKGNLKPGTKVLYERRVDSTTKKVTENPLVVFEKTALTGDLLADAQVRIDTRFNEPYVAIDFNAVGAQRFDQITAANVGKRMAIVLDDTIYSAPNIRERISGGSAQISGSFSEQEATDLAIVLRAGSLPAPVKILEDRTVGPSLGHDSISKGINSVIIGAALVVLMMLLYYRGAGLVANIALTLNLLFIMAMLSLFQATLTLPGLAGIVLTVGMAVDANVLIFERVREELRHGKSARVAIDSGFAKAFITIVDANITTLIAALVLFQFGTGPVKGFAVTLSVGIIASMFTAIFVSRLIFDLVLDGRQIKKLSI from the coding sequence ATGTCGAACAGCATCAAATTACGCGGATTGCTGGTTCTGTTTTGTCTGGTCTTGTCAGTGCTTGCACTGGCTCCGACCTTTATGAAAGACAGTTTGCCGAACTGGTGGAAAAACGCCTTTGACCCCATCCATCTTGGTCTTGACCTGCAAGGCGGTATGCATCTGGTTTTGGGTGTTGAAGTGGACAAAGCGGTGGAGAGCCGTATGGACAGCGTTGTCGACCAGACGGAATCCTTGCTGCGTGATGAGGATGTGATCTTCAAGCGGATCGAGCGTCAGGGTAATGATCGCATGGTCGTTACGGTTTATGATGCCGAAGCAGGCTCTGAAGTGGATGCCATGATCCAGGAGAATTTTCCTTCTCTGGAGCCGATGACGCTGGATGCTTCTGATGGTTATATCGAAAAGAACTATCGTTTCAGCGATCAGGAAGTGACGAATATTAAAGATTATGCTGTTCGTCAGGCTCTGGAAACCATGCGTAACCGTGTCGATCAATTCGGTCTGAGTGAGCCGGTCCTGCAGCGTCAGTCCGGGAACCGTATTCTGATTCAATTGCCGGGGGTTAAAGATCCGCAACGCGCCATCGACCTGTTGGGTAAAACCGCTCGCCTTGAATTCAAAATGGTTGATGAGTCTGCGGACATTCAACAGGCTCTGAAGGGGAACCTCAAACCGGGAACCAAAGTCCTGTATGAGCGTCGTGTTGATTCGACGACCAAGAAAGTCACCGAAAACCCGCTGGTTGTTTTTGAGAAAACGGCGCTGACCGGCGACTTGCTTGCCGATGCCCAGGTGCGTATTGACACCCGTTTCAACGAGCCGTATGTCGCCATTGACTTTAATGCTGTCGGTGCGCAACGTTTTGACCAGATTACAGCAGCTAACGTTGGCAAGCGGATGGCGATTGTTCTTGACGATACCATTTATTCTGCGCCGAACATCCGCGAGCGTATCTCCGGTGGTAGTGCCCAGATCAGCGGTTCCTTCAGTGAACAGGAGGCAACAGACCTGGCTATTGTGTTGCGTGCCGGTTCTTTGCCTGCTCCGGTCAAAATCCTCGAAGACCGTACCGTCGGACCCTCTTTGGGACATGATTCCATCTCCAAAGGGATTAACTCCGTTATTATCGGTGCTGCCCTCGTCGTGTTGATGATGTTGCTTTACTATCGCGGTGCCGGTCTGGTGGCCAATATTGCTCTGACTTTGAACCTGTTGTTCATCATGGCGATGCTCTCATTGTTCCAGGCCACTCTGACACTGCCCGGTCTGGCCGGCATTGTCTTGACCGTCGGTATGGCCGTTGATGCCAACGTGTTGATTTTTGAACGTGTTCGTGAAGAATTGCGTCACGGTAAAAGCGCCCGCGTGGCCATTGACTCCGGTTTTGCCAAAGCATTTATCACCATTGTCGATGCCAACATCACCACCTTGATTGCCGCTCTGGTGTTGTTCCAGTTTGGTACCGGACCGGTTAAAGGCTTTGCTGTTACACTGTCCGTCGGTATCATCGCGTCCATGTTTACTGCGATTTTCGTATCCCGTTTGATTTTTGATCTCGTCCTTGATGGCCGTCAAATCAAAAAGTTGAGTATATAG
- the yajC gene encoding preprotein translocase subunit YajC: MVSEAYAMAGQPAAGGQSGYEGIIMLVIMFAIFYLLLIRPQQKRAKQHRQLLDALKAGDQVVTAGGIHGRIVTVQENVVTMEIDKGVKIKLNRASITATKEDA; the protein is encoded by the coding sequence ATGGTTTCAGAAGCTTACGCAATGGCAGGTCAACCTGCCGCCGGGGGACAGTCCGGATACGAAGGGATCATCATGCTGGTGATCATGTTCGCAATTTTTTACCTCTTGCTGATTCGCCCCCAGCAGAAACGCGCCAAGCAACATCGTCAACTCCTGGATGCCCTTAAAGCCGGAGATCAAGTCGTCACCGCCGGTGGTATTCACGGTCGTATCGTGACTGTTCAGGAGAATGTCGTCACCATGGAAATTGACAAAGGTGTCAAAATCAAGCTTAACCGTGCATCCATCACCGCGACCAAAGAGGACGCGTGA
- the tgt gene encoding tRNA guanosine(34) transglycosylase Tgt yields MTIPFELITTDADSSARRGRLHTAHGVVETPVFMPVGTQGTVKGMLPESLHDLGAQIILGNTYHLFLRPGHELVKKMGGLHQFMNWSGPILTDSGGFQVFSLGQLRKIDEEGVRFQSHLDGSHQILTPESSIEIQQALGSDIIMVFDECIPYPATRDYVIDSTERSMRWAKRCKEAHNREDGSALFGIVQGGMHEDLRRKSAHDLMAIGFDGYAIGGLSVGEEAALMYEVMDYTLPELPADRPRYVMGVGTPENLIEGVRRGVDMFDCVMPTRNARNGVLFTSFGKISIKQAQYREDERPIDSECDCYVCRHYSRAYLRHLYQSNEILSSMLNTMHNLHYYVQLMAQIRHALDEGTFASFYKEFYQRRQSGVVLES; encoded by the coding sequence ATGACCATCCCTTTCGAACTGATCACCACGGATGCTGATAGTTCGGCACGACGCGGGCGTCTGCATACGGCACATGGTGTCGTAGAGACACCGGTGTTCATGCCGGTGGGCACGCAGGGAACGGTGAAAGGGATGTTGCCGGAGTCTTTGCATGATCTGGGTGCCCAGATTATCCTCGGTAATACCTACCATCTTTTTTTGCGTCCCGGTCATGAACTGGTCAAGAAAATGGGCGGCCTGCATCAGTTTATGAATTGGTCCGGCCCGATTTTGACTGACAGTGGCGGTTTTCAGGTGTTCAGCCTCGGTCAATTACGCAAAATCGATGAAGAAGGGGTTCGCTTTCAGTCGCATCTGGACGGTTCTCATCAAATTCTGACCCCCGAGTCGTCTATTGAGATCCAACAGGCATTGGGCTCCGACATCATCATGGTGTTTGACGAATGCATTCCGTATCCGGCCACCCGTGACTATGTGATTGATTCTACGGAACGCTCTATGCGCTGGGCCAAACGGTGTAAAGAAGCCCATAACCGTGAGGATGGTAGTGCTTTGTTCGGCATTGTTCAGGGCGGCATGCATGAAGATCTACGCCGTAAAAGCGCTCATGATCTGATGGCGATCGGATTTGACGGCTATGCCATCGGCGGTTTGTCCGTCGGCGAAGAAGCGGCGCTGATGTATGAGGTGATGGACTACACCTTGCCAGAGCTGCCTGCGGACCGGCCCCGTTATGTGATGGGGGTCGGCACTCCGGAAAATCTCATCGAGGGCGTGCGGCGAGGGGTTGATATGTTTGACTGCGTGATGCCGACACGTAACGCCCGCAACGGCGTGCTGTTTACTTCTTTTGGCAAGATCAGCATCAAACAGGCCCAATACCGTGAAGATGAGCGGCCCATAGACTCGGAGTGTGACTGCTACGTCTGTCGACACTACAGTCGTGCTTATCTGCGCCATTTGTATCAGAGCAATGAGATCCTTTCCTCGATGCTCAACACCATGCATAATCTGCACTATTACGTTCAGTTGATGGCCCAGATTCGCCATGCTCTGGATGAGGGAACATTCGCTTCGTTCTATAAAGAATTTTATCAACGCCGCCAAAGTGGTGTTGTCCTTGAAAGTTGA
- the queA gene encoding tRNA preQ1(34) S-adenosylmethionine ribosyltransferase-isomerase QueA: MYVTDFHYDLPQELIAQHPCEQRDGSRLMVLDCRAEQIVSDQFRQIDRYFQAGDVLVVNDTRVIPARLLGHKESGGKVEVFLVRKLPEAGECWLCLTRSSKTPRPGTRLLLADALTATVMEGGGDGYRHIRFDVEGDFLALLDKIGRLPLPPYIDREPQGEDRERYQTTFSARPGAVAAPTAGLHFTPEILDRLRHKGVIVCPLTLHVGLGTFLPVRVDKVEEHRMHAETYSIPAETAEQVNRAKFEGRRVVALGTTVTRTLEFAVNEQGLLLDGDGLTDMFIYPGYRFKIVDALLTNFHLPQSTLLMLVSALAGRDFILKAYRQAVEERYRFFSYGDCMLIHNVVKEAL; this comes from the coding sequence ATGTATGTAACTGACTTTCATTATGATTTGCCTCAGGAGTTAATTGCGCAACATCCGTGTGAGCAACGCGATGGGTCGCGGTTAATGGTCCTTGATTGTCGGGCCGAACAGATCGTTTCCGACCAATTTCGTCAGATCGACCGCTACTTTCAAGCGGGAGATGTGCTGGTTGTCAATGACACTCGTGTCATCCCGGCCCGGTTATTGGGCCATAAAGAAAGTGGCGGAAAAGTTGAAGTCTTTCTGGTACGTAAGCTCCCTGAAGCCGGGGAGTGTTGGTTGTGTCTGACCCGCTCTTCGAAAACTCCGCGACCGGGAACACGCCTGCTTCTTGCTGATGCGTTGACCGCAACCGTCATGGAAGGGGGTGGTGATGGCTATCGCCATATCCGTTTCGACGTTGAGGGAGATTTTCTCGCCTTACTCGATAAGATCGGTCGTCTGCCGTTACCTCCCTATATAGATCGGGAACCTCAAGGGGAAGACCGGGAGAGGTACCAGACGACATTCTCAGCGCGCCCCGGTGCGGTTGCGGCCCCGACGGCCGGACTTCATTTTACCCCGGAAATTCTTGATCGTTTGCGTCATAAAGGTGTCATTGTTTGTCCTTTGACCTTGCATGTCGGTTTGGGAACGTTTTTGCCGGTGCGTGTCGACAAGGTGGAAGAACACCGAATGCACGCCGAGACCTACAGTATTCCTGCTGAAACAGCGGAGCAGGTCAATCGCGCCAAATTCGAAGGGCGTCGTGTTGTGGCTTTGGGCACGACGGTGACCCGGACTTTGGAATTTGCCGTCAATGAGCAGGGTCTCCTGTTGGATGGTGATGGATTGACGGATATGTTCATTTACCCTGGTTACCGCTTTAAGATCGTTGATGCATTACTGACCAATTTTCATTTACCGCAATCGACGTTACTGATGTTGGTCAGCGCCCTGGCTGGTCGTGATTTTATTCTCAAAGCGTACCGTCAGGCCGTGGAGGAGCGTTATCGTTTCTTTAGCTATGGCGATTGCATGTTGATCCACAATGTGGTCAAGGAGGCGTTATGA
- a CDS encoding DUF2065 domain-containing protein, translating to MKFFLCVIGVVLVIEGIPWFLSPQGLKRMLLQMLPIPERTLRVMGLLLMLAGLLVVYYAVYFLRS from the coding sequence ATGAAGTTTTTTTTGTGCGTCATCGGTGTGGTGCTGGTGATCGAAGGAATCCCTTGGTTTTTGTCACCTCAAGGGCTAAAACGGATGTTGTTGCAGATGCTGCCCATTCCGGAACGAACCTTAAGAGTCATGGGGCTGCTGTTGATGCTGGCAGGTTTGTTGGTGGTCTATTATGCGGTCTATTTTTTGAGAAGCTGA
- a CDS encoding aminotransferase class I/II-fold pyridoxal phosphate-dependent enzyme, with protein sequence MMNPLAQELNEMLAEGNPHVLEMLSDLGKNLFFPKGILTQSAEAKEKATRFNATIGIATENGGPMYLKCIGDKLTAFDPKDIFPYAPPAGKPELRALWREKMLRENPSMAGKEFSNPIVTNALTHGLAVVADLFVNEGDQMVMPDMMWGNYNLTFTTRCGAAIKKYPTFTVDGGFNVPAFKAVLRNVADEKGKAIVLLNFPNNPSGYTPTVAEGDAIVDAIKEVAEEGCNVVAITDDAYFGLFYEDSMTESLFGKLANLHPRILAIKLDGATKEEYVWGFRTGFITFADGNAEANPKVLTALEKKTMGIIRATISNCPHPGQTFVLEALRSPDFVAQKAEKYEVMKGRALKVKEVLADEKYAKAWDYYPFNSGYFMCLKIKGVEAETLRVHLLEKYGVGAISIGKTDLRVAFSCIAEEDIQELFDLIYQAVVDLA encoded by the coding sequence ATGATGAATCCACTGGCTCAAGAATTGAATGAAATGTTGGCGGAAGGCAATCCGCACGTCCTTGAAATGTTATCCGATCTGGGTAAGAACCTGTTCTTTCCCAAAGGGATTCTGACCCAATCTGCCGAAGCCAAGGAAAAAGCCACCCGTTTTAACGCGACCATCGGTATCGCGACGGAAAATGGTGGCCCCATGTATCTGAAATGCATCGGTGATAAGCTCACCGCGTTTGATCCGAAAGATATCTTCCCTTACGCTCCTCCTGCGGGTAAGCCTGAATTGCGTGCTCTGTGGCGTGAAAAAATGCTGCGTGAGAATCCCAGTATGGCTGGCAAGGAATTCAGCAACCCCATTGTGACTAACGCGTTGACCCATGGTCTGGCCGTTGTTGCTGACCTGTTCGTCAATGAAGGCGACCAGATGGTGATGCCGGATATGATGTGGGGTAACTATAACCTGACCTTTACGACCCGCTGCGGTGCAGCGATTAAGAAATATCCGACCTTCACTGTGGACGGCGGTTTCAATGTGCCGGCATTTAAAGCGGTACTGCGTAATGTTGCCGACGAAAAGGGCAAAGCCATTGTGCTGCTCAACTTCCCCAACAACCCCAGTGGCTACACCCCGACGGTTGCTGAAGGTGATGCCATCGTCGATGCCATCAAGGAAGTGGCGGAAGAAGGCTGCAACGTCGTGGCTATTACCGACGATGCCTACTTCGGTCTGTTCTACGAAGATTCCATGACCGAATCGCTGTTTGGCAAACTGGCCAACCTGCATCCGCGTATTCTGGCCATTAAACTGGATGGCGCCACCAAGGAAGAATATGTGTGGGGTTTCCGTACCGGGTTTATCACCTTTGCCGACGGTAACGCCGAAGCCAATCCCAAAGTGCTGACGGCCTTGGAAAAGAAAACCATGGGCATTATCCGGGCCACTATCTCCAACTGTCCGCATCCGGGCCAAACCTTCGTTCTCGAAGCCCTGCGTTCCCCGGACTTCGTCGCTCAAAAAGCGGAAAAATACGAAGTGATGAAAGGACGTGCCCTTAAGGTCAAAGAAGTGCTGGCGGATGAGAAATATGCGAAAGCATGGGATTACTATCCGTTCAACTCTGGCTACTTCATGTGCCTGAAGATCAAAGGTGTCGAGGCGGAAACACTGCGCGTGCATCTGTTGGAAAAATACGGTGTTGGTGCGATTTCCATTGGTAAGACTGACCTGCGTGTTGCCTTCTCCTGTATTGCTGAGGAGGACATTCAGGAGTTGTTTGACCTGATTTATCAGGCAGTGGTTGATCTGGCCTGA
- a CDS encoding AEC family transporter: protein MLFINIIVPVFIIIFSGWALERFSKIELHPLTTSSLYLFAPMLVLSALLKKPIESQMAITVFGFMAVYILLMWLLAHIASRLLRLDYDSRQAMTLTTVMMNIGNFGLPLSYFAFGEAGLNVSILVFVAFNIPLGSLAIVIAQGKEASLWAATKNCLKIPILHAVVIALILNALSIKLPVFILRPMELLGQPAVPMMLVLLGMQMSRTQWRLPGGFMLTASFLRLCVAPIIGWLCCWMLGISGIERNVMILQTSTPSAVLPLLYALRFNTRPDLVASTIMTTTLLSAGSLTLLLYLLPLLP, encoded by the coding sequence ATGCTGTTCATCAACATCATCGTACCGGTTTTTATCATCATTTTCAGCGGCTGGGCATTGGAACGATTTAGTAAAATCGAGCTGCATCCGTTAACCACATCATCGCTCTACCTGTTCGCCCCCATGCTGGTGCTTAGCGCCTTGCTGAAGAAACCGATTGAAAGCCAGATGGCAATCACCGTATTCGGGTTCATGGCCGTCTATATTCTACTGATGTGGCTGCTGGCCCACATTGCCTCACGTCTATTACGTCTGGATTATGACAGTCGCCAGGCCATGACGTTGACAACGGTCATGATGAACATCGGTAACTTTGGCTTGCCGCTTAGCTATTTCGCCTTTGGTGAGGCCGGACTCAATGTCTCGATTCTGGTGTTTGTCGCTTTCAACATCCCTCTTGGCAGTCTGGCGATCGTCATTGCTCAGGGCAAAGAGGCCAGTTTATGGGCAGCAACAAAAAATTGTCTGAAGATCCCCATCCTTCATGCAGTGGTCATCGCGCTAATCCTTAATGCCCTGAGTATCAAACTGCCCGTTTTTATTCTTCGCCCCATGGAACTGCTCGGCCAACCGGCCGTCCCCATGATGCTGGTGTTGTTGGGCATGCAGATGTCACGCACACAGTGGCGCCTCCCCGGAGGCTTTATGCTCACCGCCAGTTTTTTACGTCTGTGCGTGGCACCAATCATTGGCTGGCTATGTTGCTGGATGTTAGGAATCAGTGGCATTGAGCGCAATGTGATGATACTGCAGACCAGCACCCCATCAGCGGTACTGCCGTTGTTGTATGCCCTGCGTTTCAACACCCGGCCGGATCTGGTTGCCTCAACCATTATGACAACGACACTCCTCAGCGCCGGGAGCCTGACACTGTTACTGTATCTCTTGCCCCTGCTGCCGTAA
- a CDS encoding 7-carboxy-7-deazaguanine synthase QueE, whose translation MPATASTDLPVVELFSSIQGEGPLVGCRQVFLRLAGCNLNCAYCDTDFKASEHARIEAQPGSEEFLVWDNPVSVERLLSHLQMWHDSAPLLHHSLSLTGGEPLLHAEALKTWLPQLAQLFPIQLETNGTLPQALASLIDDVKWVVMDIKLASQTAEDTRWSEHGEFLRVAQQKSCSVKLVVGPETSEDELTEAALLVKDNAPQAQVFLQPRTVAGQCSLNGRLLLQWQELMAQQGVVARVVPQTHCFLAVL comes from the coding sequence GTGCCAGCTACAGCCTCGACTGATCTACCTGTTGTCGAGTTATTTTCCTCGATTCAGGGAGAGGGACCCCTGGTCGGCTGTCGGCAGGTGTTTCTCCGTCTAGCCGGTTGCAATTTGAATTGTGCTTATTGCGATACGGATTTTAAGGCCAGCGAACATGCCCGTATTGAAGCGCAACCGGGTAGTGAAGAGTTCCTTGTGTGGGATAATCCTGTGTCGGTCGAAAGGCTGCTGTCACATCTGCAGATGTGGCATGACAGCGCACCCCTGTTGCATCATTCCCTGTCGTTGACCGGTGGGGAACCGCTGCTTCATGCCGAAGCGCTTAAAACATGGTTGCCGCAGCTAGCGCAGCTTTTTCCCATTCAGCTTGAAACCAACGGCACCTTGCCTCAGGCTCTGGCATCTCTGATTGATGACGTCAAATGGGTGGTTATGGATATCAAGCTGGCGTCTCAAACCGCTGAAGACACGCGCTGGTCTGAACATGGCGAGTTTCTCCGTGTTGCACAGCAGAAATCATGCAGCGTCAAACTGGTGGTCGGTCCTGAAACATCAGAGGATGAGCTGACTGAGGCAGCGCTGTTGGTTAAAGATAATGCTCCACAAGCACAGGTTTTTCTTCAGCCGCGCACCGTAGCAGGGCAATGCTCTTTAAACGGACGTCTTTTGCTGCAATGGCAAGAACTGATGGCGCAACAGGGCGTTGTTGCGCGAGTTGTGCCGCAGACGCATTGTTTCTTGGCCGTTCTCTAG
- the queD gene encoding 6-carboxytetrahydropterin synthase QueD, whose translation MYRLKICTHFAAAHNLINYDGDCENLHGHNWKVEVTVRAKELDDSGLGIDFKILKARTKELLGTLDHKYLNDLPPFKEASPSSENIARFLFEALEGVLNSDNVQVYCVNVWESENACASYSLD comes from the coding sequence ATGTATCGACTCAAAATTTGTACTCACTTCGCGGCTGCACACAATCTGATTAATTATGATGGCGATTGTGAAAACCTCCATGGACACAACTGGAAAGTTGAAGTGACGGTCCGAGCCAAAGAGCTCGACGACTCGGGTTTGGGAATCGATTTTAAAATTCTTAAGGCACGGACCAAAGAACTGCTCGGTACGCTCGACCATAAATACCTCAATGATCTGCCTCCCTTTAAGGAAGCTAGTCCGTCATCAGAGAATATTGCCCGCTTTCTGTTCGAGGCATTGGAAGGGGTGCTCAACTCAGACAATGTTCAGGTTTATTGCGTCAATGTCTGGGAATCGGAGAACGCCTGTGCCAGCTACAGCCTCGACTGA
- a CDS encoding DNA gyrase inhibitor YacG, producing the protein MDVLCPQCKKKTPWEDNPWRPFCSERCRMIDLGCWVEEDYRIAGDPVPAADENSDYNV; encoded by the coding sequence GTGGATGTCCTTTGCCCTCAGTGCAAAAAAAAGACCCCATGGGAAGATAATCCCTGGAGACCGTTTTGTTCCGAACGGTGTCGTATGATTGATCTGGGCTGTTGGGTTGAAGAGGATTATCGCATTGCCGGCGATCCTGTTCCTGCGGCCGATGAAAACTCTGATTACAACGTATAA
- a CDS encoding cation diffusion facilitator family transporter — protein MEQKRLKAARLAIMTATTLAIVKLGTGILTGSMALLSSAADSLLDILMSLGNFFALKQAHKPADDTHPYGHGKYETAATFLQSVLVGISGGYILYESIHRLTRGVTLKHVDYGIGVLALSVLVSWLLSRYLKQVGQQTESSALQADALHYATDVYSNLVLLIGLVVVNTLGWSWLDPVLSLGVGIYVLKAAYGLFRSCLDEFLDAGLPPEQLKKVSHCIEQHRTDVTGHHHLRSRRSGTKRLIDFHLTFCRFKTIQEAHAIADSIEKEIRRQIPNADITIHLEPTECEQCRNCTTCQAPCEAKEHRPARSESNDPA, from the coding sequence ATGGAACAAAAACGCCTTAAAGCAGCGCGTTTGGCCATCATGACGGCAACAACTCTGGCCATCGTCAAACTGGGAACCGGCATCCTGACCGGCTCAATGGCCCTGCTCTCTTCGGCAGCAGATTCGTTGCTCGACATTCTGATGTCATTGGGCAATTTTTTTGCTCTGAAACAGGCGCATAAGCCCGCAGACGACACTCATCCCTACGGTCACGGCAAATATGAAACAGCCGCGACCTTTCTGCAAAGCGTCCTTGTCGGCATTTCAGGTGGTTATATTCTCTATGAATCCATTCATCGCCTAACACGCGGAGTCACCCTGAAACACGTGGACTACGGCATTGGTGTTCTTGCCTTGAGCGTGCTGGTGTCTTGGTTGTTGAGTCGTTATTTAAAACAGGTCGGTCAACAGACTGAATCGTCAGCGCTGCAGGCGGATGCCCTCCATTATGCCACAGATGTGTACAGCAATCTGGTCTTGCTCATTGGACTGGTTGTCGTGAATACCTTGGGATGGTCCTGGCTGGATCCGGTTCTGTCACTGGGGGTCGGTATCTATGTACTTAAAGCTGCGTATGGACTGTTTCGCTCTTGTCTGGATGAATTCCTTGACGCCGGTTTACCGCCGGAGCAATTAAAAAAAGTTTCGCACTGTATAGAACAACACCGCACTGATGTGACGGGTCACCACCACCTGCGGTCCCGCCGAAGCGGGACCAAACGGTTAATTGATTTCCATCTGACATTCTGCCGTTTTAAAACGATTCAGGAAGCACACGCCATTGCGGACAGCATTGAAAAAGAGATTCGTCGTCAGATCCCCAATGCTGACATCACCATCCATCTAGAGCCAACGGAATGTGAGCAATGTCGCAACTGCACCACGTGCCAGGCGCCCTGTGAAGCCAAGGAGCATCGGCCAGCCCGTTCTGAATCTAACGACCCAGCATAA
- a CDS encoding 6-phosphofructokinase, protein MKTIAILTGGGDCPGLNAVIRGVVRNAVGTQGWRVIGIEDGFDGLLSGIKTRELDLKSVRGILQLGGTILGTSNHGNPLHYPVMENGVTHWMDVSSQVVENFNTLGADALIAVGGDGTLKIAQRLYELGMNVVGIPKTIDNDLKATDVTFGYNTAVGVVTEALDRLHTTAESHHRVMVVEVMGRDAGWIALESGISGGADVILLPEIPFSIEKICTAIRRRRERGGRFSIVVVAEGAHPLDGEQVIQESANKSRGGVNRLGGIGEQVAAQITQCLDMEVRTVVLGHLQRGGTPSPFDRILGTRFGVKAVDLIADGDFGKMVALRGRSVISTTLEEAVGSLNLVPPHGELVEAAEKLGIMLGR, encoded by the coding sequence ATGAAAACCATCGCAATTTTGACTGGAGGGGGCGACTGCCCTGGATTGAATGCGGTTATCCGCGGCGTCGTACGTAACGCCGTCGGCACTCAGGGTTGGCGTGTAATCGGTATTGAGGATGGATTTGACGGTTTGTTATCTGGGATTAAAACTCGCGAACTGGATCTTAAATCGGTTCGGGGTATTCTACAGCTTGGCGGAACGATTCTCGGAACCAGCAACCATGGTAACCCCTTACATTATCCGGTGATGGAAAACGGCGTGACCCATTGGATGGATGTCTCGTCTCAGGTGGTGGAAAACTTTAACACACTGGGGGCTGATGCATTGATCGCCGTAGGTGGTGACGGAACACTGAAAATTGCCCAACGGCTTTATGAGTTGGGAATGAATGTCGTTGGTATTCCCAAAACCATTGATAATGATCTCAAAGCGACCGATGTCACTTTCGGTTATAACACGGCCGTCGGTGTCGTTACTGAAGCTCTGGATCGTCTGCATACAACCGCTGAAAGTCACCATCGTGTGATGGTGGTGGAAGTCATGGGCCGTGATGCAGGCTGGATCGCATTGGAGTCCGGCATTTCCGGTGGTGCTGACGTGATTCTTCTCCCTGAAATTCCATTTTCAATTGAAAAAATTTGTACAGCCATTCGTCGTCGTCGCGAACGCGGTGGGCGTTTCTCCATTGTCGTTGTCGCCGAAGGGGCGCATCCTCTTGATGGCGAGCAGGTGATTCAGGAGTCCGCCAATAAAAGTCGTGGTGGAGTCAATCGACTTGGTGGTATCGGCGAGCAGGTGGCAGCACAGATCACTCAGTGTCTTGATATGGAGGTGCGGACCGTTGTACTCGGTCATCTGCAACGTGGAGGAACACCGTCACCGTTTGACCGTATTCTCGGGACCCGTTTTGGCGTGAAGGCGGTCGATCTGATTGCTGATGGCGATTTTGGCAAGATGGTCGCCTTGCGCGGTCGGTCGGTTATCTCCACCACACTTGAGGAAGCTGTCGGTTCACTCAATCTTGTGCCTCCTCACGGTGAGCTGGTCGAAGCTGCAGAGAAACTGGGCATTATGCTGGGTCGTTAG
- a CDS encoding biopolymer transporter ExbD has translation MAFKRKERDEVRVELTSMVDVVFLLLIFFMISTTFVDSTGIDINLPQAGSQKLDKQPEEVKVYLEKSGLIHLEDRLVSMEDLRSHLAAYGERAAKTTFILMADKQAHHGKVVQLMDAAQQAGFSKLAIATEPETTKQ, from the coding sequence ATGGCGTTTAAAAGAAAAGAGCGGGACGAAGTTCGTGTTGAACTAACTTCCATGGTCGATGTGGTTTTCCTTTTACTTATTTTCTTCATGATTTCCACCACGTTTGTCGATTCAACAGGGATCGATATCAATTTGCCCCAGGCAGGCAGCCAGAAACTGGACAAACAGCCGGAAGAGGTTAAAGTCTACCTTGAAAAGTCCGGGTTGATTCACTTGGAAGATCGTCTAGTCTCTATGGAGGATCTCCGGTCTCATCTGGCGGCCTATGGCGAGCGGGCAGCGAAAACAACATTTATCCTCATGGCGGACAAACAGGCCCACCATGGCAAAGTCGTTCAGTTGATGGATGCCGCTCAGCAGGCCGGTTTTTCAAAATTGGCTATTGCTACAGAACCCGAAACGACTAAACAGTAA